CCCGGGGTGATGAGCAGCTTGCCTGCAAGCTTGAGGTTGAAGTTGTCGCCGGTCTCCTCGCCCTTGGCGCGGTGGGTGAAATGGTGGGCGAGCTGCTTGAGTCCGAGCAGGGTGCCGGGAGCCGAACCGCCTGCGGCCGCCCCGATGGCGGCTCCGACCGGGCCAGCCACGAGGAAGCCGAGGCCTGCGGCCACTACGCTTGCGATCGGCGAGAAGACCATGACGGGCACGAGGTTCGTCAAGTCGTCCCAGCCCCCGTTGTGGGCGGGCTGCGGGGTGCGGGTCGAGCGCATGCTCTGGTTCGAGAGCGTGAGCTGATCAGCCGCCATGCCGGGTGTTGCAGCGACGGGGCGAGCGGGCTGCGGCGCCGGGGTGGGGTTTAGCTTGGGCTGGTAGCTGGCCCCTTGGAGCGAAGTGATCATGGGCTTACCTCTTGGAGCGTCAGACGTGCCGGACTCCCATGATCATCGCTTTCAAGGGGCAGATTCTTGCGTTCTGGATGAAAAAAGGCTCCTAGCCGGCTTTTGCCGGCAGGTTCTCGGATGATGTGGCCGCCTGGACGGCCGCCATGACCTCCTGGTGGGCGAAGTCCGGCTCCAGGTCGACCAGGTGCGCGATCGCCACCCACACCACCCAGACCAGGAGCCCGAAGCAGAGGTAGCCGAAGTACCCGAGCAAGGGCATCTCCGAGAAGAGGTGGATGACGTTCACGTAGGGCACGTCGTAGCCCCAGAAGTTGGGGTTCGACGGGACGCCGTTGCGAAAGGCCTGGCTGCCGTAGTTCCAGACCTCCCAGCACAAGCCGTTCAAGAGGGTCGCAAGCGCCATGACGCTGAAGCGGGACCAATCGCCCTGGGCCATGGCATCGAAGGGGGTCCAGAAGCCCGCCACCTTGAGCCCGCCCATGATGACCAGCAGCGAGCCGACCCAGAGCGCCCAGAACATGGGGTAGGGGAAGCGCCCCATGAGGAACAGGAGCGCGAGGCCCGTCATGAGGCTCGCCGCCATCAGGCCGCGCGAGAGGGCGATCTTCGGGCCATCGGCCCAGCGCCGGCGAATGGCCGGGAAGGTCATGAGCAGCATGTACCACTCGAAGCAGGCCGGCCAGATCGTCGTGTAGGAGAGGGTGTACCAGACGACGTTGCCGAACGGCGTCAGCAGGTGCGCGTGGGGGTAGTACCAGTTGCCGAGCGCGAAGTAGTTGAGGTACTCGAACAGGTACCAGCCCACCACCGAGACGAGCGCCAGGATGAGCATCTCGTGCTTGCGCGAGCCGACGATGGAGCGCCCGTTCGTGCGGGCGTAGACCAGGCCGTCGAGCGCGTAGATGAAGCCCCACCAGAGGGGCACGAAGCTAAAGCGCGCAAGCAGTCCCGACCCGAACCACATCAGGCCCCAGCTGACCCCCATGACCGCCACGCCCGGAGCGAACCAGGCAGGGAGCGGACCGGCCTTCGCTGGGGCGACCCGCACCGGCGCCTTGAAGCCGAAGAGGCGCGGCGCCCCCAGGTACAGGCACAGTCCGAGGGCGACCAGGGAGAAGACCACGAGGTACCGGGTGTCGAGCCCGGGCGGCGGTGCGACCCTAGGCGGCGGAAAGGCGCCGTAGCCCGGGGGAAGGCCCTTCCAGCGCAGCAAGCTGCCGCCCAGGGGCAAGAAGGCCACCAAGAACAGGCAAGCGAGCAGGAAGGGTTTGCGGAGGATCGCCGGGAAAGCCAACGAAGCGGCGGGTTTGAGCGTGGTGATCGGGTTGGTGACGTTCATGCGCGGGCCCTCATGTGCGTCGATGGGTGCATGATCTATTCATTGTCATATGATGCAAAATATTACATATCTTTTCAAGGCGTCCTGCCTGGCGATCCCGCCTGCGCTCGCCTCGAAATGATGCTCAGATGCCCTTCGCACGCTCAGCTTGACGGGGGTAGGCTCGTCCAATCCGAGCAAGAGAACCGACGATTTGCCCTAGCCTTGTGCGGGGCCCGCCGGGCACGATCCGGATGCCCGGCAAGGGGAGCGCGGATGGAGGCAGGGATGGAGTTCGTGTATGGGGGCTTGGCACCGCTGCTGCGTATCATCCTCGTCGGCACGCTTTCTTATCTGAGTCTGCTGGTCATCCTCCACGTCACCGGGCAGCGATCGCTGGGCCGGATGCAGACCTTCGATGTGATCGTCGCAGTGGCGATGGGTGCGACCTTCGGGCGGCTGTTGACCGCCAAGGAGGTCGAGCTCGACGAGGCGATTACCGCCTTCTTGCTACTCGCCGCCCTGCACTATTCGGTCTCTCGGCTGACGTACCGCTTCCCGCGCCTTGCCGCCGCGCTGACGACCAAGCCCCTCTTGCTCTATCGCGAGGGCTTCATCCGCTCGGCCATGGATCGCCAGTGCATCACCGAGCAGGAGCTGCTCGCCGCCGCTCGCAAAAGCGGCCTAAAGTCACTGCGCCAGGTTGAGGCGATTGTCCTTGAAACGGACGGCACCCTCGCGGTGATCCGCCGTGCGCCCGAGTACGACGACTCGACCCTGCGCGGCCTCGAGGGCTAGCCGGCCTTCTTTCGCTCGGGTGTTACGTTTCGTGAAAGCGGCTTGACTACCTAACTTAGTTAGATTTATCGTCCTCTTTGTACTGACCAGTCAGTTCAAAGAGAGGCTGTCATGACCAAGGACAAGATTCGCGCCGGAGCGCTCGCCATGTTCGCCCAGCGGGGCTACGACGAGACGACCCTGGACGAGATCGCCGAGGCGGCCGGTGTCGCCAAGGGTACGCTCTACTACCACTTCAAGAACAAGGAAGCGCTCTACGCCTACGTGCTCTCGCAGGGCCTGGCGGACTTGACGGAGGCGATCGCGCAGGCGGTCTCGTTCGAGGGCCTCTTGCCCCTCGAACGCGTCGCGGCCCTGCACGAGGCCCTCTTCCGGGTGCTGGCGCGCGAGCGGGACTTCTGCCGGGTGCTGCTCGCCTCCGCTTCCAATCGCCAGACGCACACCGAGGCGGCCTGGAGCCACCTGGGCCCTTTCTTCGCTTTCCTCGAAAAGACGCTCGCCGAGTTGCAGGCCCAAGGGGCGATCGCAGCCGAGCTGGACATCCCGACGGCGGCCTCGGCCACCTTCGGGATGATCGGGATGGTCGTGCTGCGCAAGCACTTCCGGGGCGAGGAGGTCGACGTGGAGCCGACGCGCGGCACCGTTCTTCGCATGGAGCGCCTGGCGCTCGGTTAATCCCCACACGGAACGAGAGGACACGATGATGGAACAAGAAACGGGAATCGAACGCCACGAGCCACCCACGCAGGCCGAGCGCAGCCGCACCCGGCGTGGAGTCATCGCCTTCGCGGGGGTGGCCCTCGCCTTCAGCGTCGCGCTCGGCTTCGCCCAGGCGACCCAGTCCCACACCACCCAGGGACCGGCCTTGACGGGGGTGGTCGAGGGCACCGAGATCGATCTGGCCTTCAAGCTGCCCGGCCGGGTGGCGGCCGTGACCGTCCGCGAGGGGGACACCCTCAAGGCAGGCCAGGAGGTGGCCCGCCTGACCTCCGAGGAGGTCCAGGCCAAGCTCGAGCAGGCCGAGGGGGCCTACGCCCTCGCCGAGGTCCGCGCGGCCCAGGCGCGGCAGGGCGTCTCTCTGATGGACGGCGCGAGCAGCGCCCAGGTCCACCAGGCGCAGGCGGCCGTCCAGGCGGCGAACGCGCAGCTCGACGCCATGCGCAACGGGGCGCGCCCCGAAGAGGTGGCCCAGCTCGAAGCGAAGCTCAGGGCCTCCAAGACCGGCGAGAGCGCCGCGCGGGTCGCCTACGAGGGCATCAAGGAGCTCTATCAGGCGGGTGGGGTGGCCAAGGCCAAGCACGACGAGGCCCTCGCCCAGTACGACAAGCTGCGCGCCGAGCGCGAGGCGACCGAGGAGCAGCTGCGGATGGCCCGCAAGGGCGCTCGCCAGGAGCAGCTCTCGGCCTCGCGGGCCCAGGTCGCGCAGGCGTCCGCCGTCTACGACCAGGCCATGGCGAACCGGGTCCAGGTCTCGCTCAAGGCCCTCGACGTGGCCGCCGCCGAGGCCGGCATGAAGCAGGCCAAGGGCCTGGTGGACGAGGCGCAGGCCGCGCTTCGGAACACCCACCTCTTCGCGCCGGTGGACGGGGTGGTCAAGACCGTGGCGATCAACCCAGGCGAGCTGGTGCCGCAGGGCGGGCTGGTGGTAACGGTCGAGGACGTGCGCGCGCGCTACGTGAAGTTCTACGTGGACGAGCAGCGCCTTGCGGGCATCCGCGCCGGCGAGCGGCAAGAGCTCTACGTGCCTGCCATGGACCGACGGGTCGCCGCCAAGGTCCTCGCCGTCTCGCCCTCGGCCGATTTCGCGGTCCGCAAGGCGACCCGCGAGCTGGGCGAGCGCGACGTGCGGGCCTTCACCGTCAAGCTGCGCGTCGAAGAGCCCGAGCTGCTGCCCGGCTACACGGTCGAGTGGCAGCCCCGGAAGGAGAAGGTCTCATGAGCGCCTCTCAAGCCTTCGTCCGGGTCTTCGGGCGCGAGTGGCGCACGATCTTCAAAGACAAGACGATCCGCAACGTCATGCTGATCGTGCCGGTCCTCTACTGCGCGATGTTCGGCTGGCTCTACAGCGCCCAGCGCGTGACGGATTTGCCCCTGGTGGTGGTCGATCAGGACCGGAGCGCCCTGAGCCGCGAGCTCGTGCGGGCCCTGGACCAGGACCAGACCTTCCGGGTGACGGCGCACCTGAGAAGCGAGGCCGAGGCCTTGGCCGAGATCGACGCGGCTCGGGCCGCGGTGGCGGTCGTCATCCCGCCTTCGCTCGAACAGGACGTGAAGCGTGGGCGCGAGGCGGCGGTCCTCACCCTGGTGGACGGCGCGAACATGATGGTCTCGAACACCGCCGTGCGCGCCGCCAACACCGACATCAAGACCATCTCGGCCGGCATCACCCTCAAGAAGCTCGCCGCGCGCGGCCAGTGGGGGAGCGTCGGCGAGCGCACCTTCACCGGGATCGACTACCGCTACCGGGTCCTCTTCAACCCGACCTTCTCGTACGCCGACTTCATGGTGCTGGGGCTGGTGGGGGCCGCGCTGCAGCAGGTGCTCTTGCTCGGGGTCGCCCTTGGTGCGACCCGCGAGAAGGAGGCGGGCACCTGGCATCAGACCCTCGAAACGACGCCCTTCTGGGCGCTGTGGCTCGGGAAGACCCTGCCCTACTGGCTCGTCACGATGACCATGACGGTCCTCTGCCTTTCGGTCGCCGTCTTCGGCTTCGGCCTGCCCGTTCACGGCCCCTTGTGGCCGGTGCTGCTGGTGAGCGGCGTCTTTTGCCTTGCGGTTGCCGCTCTCGGCTTGCTTATTTCCTTTGCCTTCTCGACCCAGCTGATGGCGACCCAGGTGGCGATGCTGATCGCCGTTCCCTCCTTCATGCTCTCGGGCTTCACCTGGCCGCAGATGGCCATGCCCCAGCCCCTCGCCGTCGTCTCCCAGCTACTGCCCTTGACCTACTACCTCCACGCCATCCGGGAGGTCGTCTCGAAGGGCCACGGGCTCGAATCGCTCGCCACGGATTTCGTGGCCTTGCTCGCCATGACGCTCGTTTCGCTCGTGGCGCTCGTGTGGTTGCGCGCGCGGGCCGTGGCGAAGGCGCCGGTACCGGATGCGCGCCTCGCACAGGCGAACGCGACGCTTTAGAAAGGACCTTTCCACAATGGAGATGAAGCACCTGGCGGTGGCCCTTGCAGCGGCCACGCTTCTTTCGGGCTGCGACTCCTTCGCGCAGCTCGTCGTCACCCCCAAAGAGAGCTCGCCGAGCGCTGCGATCGCAGCGACCCAGCTCGTGACGGCGGTCGGGGCGACCAATACCGTCTCGTACGTCTTTGCTCCCGGCGCCTTGCCGGCCGACATCCTCGCGGGGCAAGCCCCTGCCCTGGTGCTGAGCGGCAAACCCGCGCCCTTGAGCCTCGGCAAGGGCGGCACCTGGGTGGCGACCTTGCCCCCGTTGACCCAGCCGCCCGTCACGGACCCTGCCGGCCGCACCGTCATGCTTCTCCAGAGCAGCGCGGGCCGCCGCTACCTCTCGGTCACCGTCGCCAAGTCGGCCCCGATCGTCATCGGGCCCGCGACGGCGAGCCTTTAAGGAGACGTTCCCATGGCATCGATTCAGACGCGGGGCCTGCGGGCCCTTTCGATCCTCACCGTGCTTACGAGCGCCTTGGCGGCATCTCCCGCCTGCGCCGCCGAGGCGCAGGCGCCGGAGGCCGACCTGCTCGGGAACGCCTTCGGCTTGCGCTACCAGTACCGGACCTTCAACGCGGCCGAGAGCGGCAACGGGGTGGCAGGCGCCATCGACAACGGGCTCGGCTTGCGCTGGCAAGGGCGCTGGGAGAACTGGCTGTGGCGCCTCGACGGCACGCGCGATCGCGCCAACGTGCGTCTGGCGGACGGCTTCTCGCCGCTTTCGCCCGACGCGACGGTCGCAAGTCCCGAGACCTTCGAGACGAGCTTGAGCCTGGGCCGTGTCTGGCACGTCGCGGGGGCGGCGGCCTGGGCCCCATACCTCTCGCTCGATTACCGCAGCCTCCAGGCCCACAATTCCGGATCGCGCTACACGGGCACGGCGCTCGACTTCGACCAGACCTGGCTTGCGCCGGGCGTCGGCGTTGCCGCCGAGTGGGCGATTCATCCGCGGCTGGTGCTTTCGGCCGACGTGGCCTGGTACCCCGTGGCGGCGGTGACCATGGCCCAGGCGCCCGCAAACCTCACGGGGACCTGGGGCCTCAAGCCCGGCGTCTCGCTCGGCTTTGGCGTCGCCCCCGGGATCCGCCTCGAGGCGGCCTACCTGCACGACCTGTGGCGCGCCGACGGCTTTGCGCTCGATTCCGATGCGATCACCCTGGGGCTCGCGTCGCATCCGGCGGAGGTGACCCGATGAGCGCCCTGAATCGATACGCCCGCGGCGCCGTGGCGGCCTGGGTGGCGCTCGCCGTTGCTGCCCCCGCCGCCTGGGCCCAGGGCCCGGTGCAGCCCCTGACGCTCGACGAGGCGATGCGGCGGGCGATCGCGACCAGCGAACTGATCCAAGGAGCCGAGGCAAAGGCTTCGGGGGCAGCGGCCCGCGAGCAAGAGATTAAGGCCCAGAACGCGCCTACCGTTTCGGTCTCGGTGATGCCCATGCACCTGGGGATCGTGAACCCGACCTTGAAGGGGGCCCTCGATCAGTACCTGCCGGGCATGTCGCCCAACGCGCTGCACGAGACGCTGACGGTGAGCCAGGTGCTCTACGACGGCGGGCGCACGAGCGTCGGAGCGAAGGCCGCCAAGGTCGGCCAGGAGCTTGCCGCCGAGAACGTGCGTAACGCGCGCCAGACGGCGGCGTACGAGGCGGCGAATGCGTACCTTA
The nucleotide sequence above comes from bacterium. Encoded proteins:
- a CDS encoding ABC transporter permease, which produces MSASQAFVRVFGREWRTIFKDKTIRNVMLIVPVLYCAMFGWLYSAQRVTDLPLVVVDQDRSALSRELVRALDQDQTFRVTAHLRSEAEALAEIDAARAAVAVVIPPSLEQDVKRGREAAVLTLVDGANMMVSNTAVRAANTDIKTISAGITLKKLAARGQWGSVGERTFTGIDYRYRVLFNPTFSYADFMVLGLVGAALQQVLLLGVALGATREKEAGTWHQTLETTPFWALWLGKTLPYWLVTMTMTVLCLSVAVFGFGLPVHGPLWPVLLVSGVFCLAVAALGLLISFAFSTQLMATQVAMLIAVPSFMLSGFTWPQMAMPQPLAVVSQLLPLTYYLHAIREVVSKGHGLESLATDFVALLAMTLVSLVALVWLRARAVAKAPVPDARLAQANATL
- a CDS encoding small-conductance mechanosensitive channel; translation: MNVTNPITTLKPAASLAFPAILRKPFLLACLFLVAFLPLGGSLLRWKGLPPGYGAFPPPRVAPPPGLDTRYLVVFSLVALGLCLYLGAPRLFGFKAPVRVAPAKAGPLPAWFAPGVAVMGVSWGLMWFGSGLLARFSFVPLWWGFIYALDGLVYARTNGRSIVGSRKHEMLILALVSVVGWYLFEYLNYFALGNWYYPHAHLLTPFGNVVWYTLSYTTIWPACFEWYMLLMTFPAIRRRWADGPKIALSRGLMAASLMTGLALLFLMGRFPYPMFWALWVGSLLVIMGGLKVAGFWTPFDAMAQGDWSRFSVMALATLLNGLCWEVWNYGSQAFRNGVPSNPNFWGYDVPYVNVIHLFSEMPLLGYFGYLCFGLLVWVVWVAIAHLVDLEPDFAHQEVMAAVQAATSSENLPAKAG
- a CDS encoding HlyD family efflux transporter periplasmic adaptor subunit — translated: MEQETGIERHEPPTQAERSRTRRGVIAFAGVALAFSVALGFAQATQSHTTQGPALTGVVEGTEIDLAFKLPGRVAAVTVREGDTLKAGQEVARLTSEEVQAKLEQAEGAYALAEVRAAQARQGVSLMDGASSAQVHQAQAAVQAANAQLDAMRNGARPEEVAQLEAKLRASKTGESAARVAYEGIKELYQAGGVAKAKHDEALAQYDKLRAEREATEEQLRMARKGARQEQLSASRAQVAQASAVYDQAMANRVQVSLKALDVAAAEAGMKQAKGLVDEAQAALRNTHLFAPVDGVVKTVAINPGELVPQGGLVVTVEDVRARYVKFYVDEQRLAGIRAGERQELYVPAMDRRVAAKVLAVSPSADFAVRKATRELGERDVRAFTVKLRVEEPELLPGYTVEWQPRKEKVS
- a CDS encoding DUF421 domain-containing protein; the protein is MEFVYGGLAPLLRIILVGTLSYLSLLVILHVTGQRSLGRMQTFDVIVAVAMGATFGRLLTAKEVELDEAITAFLLLAALHYSVSRLTYRFPRLAAALTTKPLLLYREGFIRSAMDRQCITEQELLAAARKSGLKSLRQVEAIVLETDGTLAVIRRAPEYDDSTLRGLEG
- a CDS encoding TetR/AcrR family transcriptional regulator, which encodes MTKDKIRAGALAMFAQRGYDETTLDEIAEAAGVAKGTLYYHFKNKEALYAYVLSQGLADLTEAIAQAVSFEGLLPLERVAALHEALFRVLARERDFCRVLLASASNRQTHTEAAWSHLGPFFAFLEKTLAELQAQGAIAAELDIPTAASATFGMIGMVVLRKHFRGEEVDVEPTRGTVLRMERLALG